From a region of the Anoplopoma fimbria isolate UVic2021 breed Golden Eagle Sablefish chromosome 16, Afim_UVic_2022, whole genome shotgun sequence genome:
- the arl5a gene encoding ADP-ribosylation factor-like protein 5A — MGILFTKLWRLFNHQEHKVIVVGLDNAGKTTILYQFSMNEVVHTSPTIGSNVEEIVVNNTHFLMWDIGGQESLRSSWNTYYTNTEFVIVVVDSTDRERISVTKEELCRMLAHEDLRRAGLLIFANKQDVKGCMSVAEISQSLQLTSVKDHQWHIQACCALTGEGLCQGLEWMMSQLRVR, encoded by the exons ATGGGGATCCTGTTCACCAAGCTGTGGAGGCTGTTCAACCACCAAG AGCACAAAGTTATTGTTGTGGGCCTGGATAATGCTGGCAAGACCACAATTCTATACCAGTT TTCCATGAATGAGGTGGTGCACACCTCTCCTACGATTGGGAGCAACGTTGAGGAGATTGTGGTCAACAACACCCATTTCCTGATGTGGGACATCGGAGGCCAGGAGTCCCTGAGGTCATCGTGGAATACGtactacacaaacacagag TTTGTCATTGTGGTGGTCGACAGCACCGACAGAGAACGGATCTCTGTGACCAAAGAGGAACTCTGCAGAATGCTAGCACATGAA GATTTAAGAAGGGCAGGGCTGTTGATCTTTGCCAACAAGCAGGATGTGAAAGGCTGCATGTCCGTGGCTGAGATCTCCCAGAGCCTCCAGCTTACCTCCGTCAAAGACCACCAGTGGCACATCCAGGCCTGCTGCGCCCTCACTGGGGAGGG GTTGTGCCAGGGTCTCGAGTGGATGATGTCCCAGCTGCGTGTGAGATGA